The genome window GCACAACCTGCAGCAGAGGAGAAGAAAGAAGAAAAGAAAGAAGAAGAAAAGAAAGGACCAAGCGAAGAAGAAATTGCAAGCGGGTTAGCTTCGTTATTCGGTTAAAGCTTTAGTAAATAATAACAAGCAATCTTTTAATGTAAAAAATATTAATTTAACGCTTTTTAAAGTGATAGTTAAACGTTAGATTTATTTTTATTATGTAAAATAATGATTTCAAGTTAATTTCAGTTGAAGAAAAATCTTAAATAATCAAATTATAATGAATATTCTTGCTAGAATCTTATCACGGGAGGAGTCAGTTTTTAAGCTTTAGATACTTTTCTTTTTAGTGTATGAAAGCTAGTGAAGAGGAGTACAGACTAAATTTCTTTATCAAGAATGATTTCAAGCGAAAAATATGCAAATCATGCAAAACACCATTTTGGACTAGGAATGAAAAGAAAGAATATTGTTCAGATATACCTTGTACTGACTACTACTTTTTTGACATAAATATAAAAAGCCCACCATTGACTGTTAAGGAAGCTAGAGAGAAATTTCTCTCATTCTTTGAAAAGAGGGGACATACACGAATACCTCCTAAACCAGTTTTAGCTAGATGGAGAGAAGACTTATATCTAACAATAGCAAGCATAGTTGATTTTCAGCCCCATGTAACTAGTGGCTTAGTTCCTCCACCCGCAAATCCACTGGTAGTTTCACAGCCTTCAATAAGATTAGAGGATATAGACAACGTTGGAATAACCTTTGGAAGGCATTTAACTACTTTCGAAATGGCCGCACATCATGCGTTCAACTATCCAGACCATTATGTATATTGGAAGGATGAAACAGCTGCATATGCTACAGAATTCTTCACAAAAGAGTTAGGAATACCAGAAGAGGAGTTAAACTTTAAAGAGTCATGGTGGGAAGGTGGAGGTAATGCTGGACCTTGCTTAGAAGTTACAGTAGGTGGATTAGAACTAGCTACATTAGTATTTATGCAATATAAGATCACAGATAACGGTGAATATACTCCACTCAAATTAAAAATTGTAGATACAGGTTATGGTGTAGAAAGAATTTCATGGATAACACAAAAGACTCCATCCGCATTTCACGCAATATATGGTAATTTAGTATACAAATTCTTTAACAAAATTGGCGTAGCTTATATAGATGAGACACTTCTAAAAGTTGCATCTAGATTTGCGGGCAAGATAGACCCAGATAACCCTGAAACTATAAAGATTCATAGGCAAATGGTTAGCAATGAATTAGGAATTGATATTAAAACCGTTAAAGAAGAATTAGATAAGGCGGCTAAGGTATTTCAGATCTTAGACCATACGAAAACAATAATGCTAATGCTGGCTGATGGTCTCGTTCCTTCCAACTCTGGAGAAGGATATCTTGGTAGGCTCGTCATCAGAAGAGCCTTAAGAGTACTGAGATTACTCAAATCAGATGTGAGACTCTATGAACTAGTAAAAGAACAAATAGACTTCTGGAAAGAGGACTTCCCCCAAGTATTAAAGAATAAAGATTACGTATTAGACGCAATAGAATTAGAACAACAAAGATTTGAGAAGATTTTAGAAAAAGTTCCATCTATAGCCTCAACTTTAGCTAGAAAGAGTGAAATAACAACAGAAGATTTAATACAGGTTTATGATTCTAATGGCGTTCCCCCAGATCTACTAGAAGAAGAATTAAAGAAAAAAAAGAATGTGAAATTTGAACTACCTCGTAATTTTTACGCATTGGTAGCTAAGAGACATCAAACCTCGACAATCAAAAACCCGTATGATAAAGTTAAATTACCTAAGGATTTATTGGAATATGTAGGTGCATTACAGCCAACGGAAAAATTATACTATAAAGACCAGTATATGAGATCTTTCGAAGGAAAAGTGTTAGGAGTCTATAAAAACTACTTGATTTTAGATAAGACTGCATTCTATCCGGAGGGAGGAGGCCAATTAGGTGACACTGGCATTATCATTGATGAAAAAGGTGATAAAAGATACGAAGTTGTAGACACGCAAAAAGTAAACGATGTAATAGTCCATATACTAAAGGAGGAGCCGTTAACAATAAAAGTTGGAGATAATGTAAGAGGGGAGATTAATTGGGAAAGAAGATATCGTTTAATGAGACATCACACAGTAACACACGTAATACTTGCTGCGGCTAAAAAAGTATTAGGTGAGCATGTATGGCAAGCTGGTGCTGAAAAAACACCAGAAAAGGGAAGACTAGATATCACTCATCATAAGACTTTAACTGAGGAAGAGGTTAAGCTGATAGAGAACTACGCAAATAATGTGATATCTGATAGAAGACCAGTTAAGCCTTTAGAAATGAACAGAATGGAAGCTGAGATGAAATATGGAGTATCCATATATGAGGGTGGAGTACCAAATTCGGCAACAATCAGGTTATTGGAGATAAAGGATTGGGATATAGAAAGTTGTGGAGGAACTCATGTGAGTAATACTAGTGAGATAGGAGCTGTGAAGATAATTAACGTAGAGAGAATACAAGATGGTGTAATAAGGCTTGAATACGTTGCGGGACCAGCACTAGTAGACTATATTAGGGAAGCTGAAGCAAAAATTTCTGAAGCCTCAAAAATAATAGGTGCTTCTCCAGATCAACTAACCAGCAGATTAAAAAGAATACTTAGTGAAATTGAGGAGAAAAATAATTTAATAATCCAATATAGAAAAATAATTGAAACTGAACTACTAAATAATCTGAAGCCCTACGAAATTAACGGTAATAAAATATACATCATAGAGGGATTAAGTGACGAGGAGGAAAATAAGGAGATATTAAGAAAATTGACTTCCGCAGATAATGTTATTGCGATATCAATTTCCGATAATAGATTACAGATTGCCACATCTAAAAATATGAGAGTAGATAAAATAGTAGAAGAATTTCTAAAGGCTGGAGGAAAAGGAGGAGGAAAAGGGACCTTTGCAAACATAATCCTAAGTAGTAAAAAGAGTAAAGAAGAAATAATAGAGGTAGTGAGAAAATCTCTTTAAGAGAATATTATGAATTTCACAGATGTTTTTAGGGAGGCTTATTTAGACTATAAATATTTTTTAAATAGAGATTATCCTAGAAAAGTCATCCTTGATGTAATAACCGCTAAATACAACTTATCCAGATTAGAACGACTCTTACTATATCGTTGTGTACATTCCGATAAGGAAATAGAAATAATTAAAGGAAAAATAAACAATGAAGAAAGAGAAGTTATTCTAGATGGATATAATTTAGCTTTAACATTAATTTCTGCAATAAATGAGGAAGAGTTATATCTATGTGATGATGGTTTCTTTAGAGACCTAGGCCTAGGAAAACACAAGTCTAGTGAGATAATATCCGATGTACTGATATTAATTTCTGAATATTGTGAGAAATATAGAATAAAATGTGAGATAATACTTGACAAACAGTTAAGTAACAGCGGTGAAATAGCAAGCAAACTAAGGAAAAAAGGAATAAAAATAAGAACTGTTAATAAGGCTGATAAAGAGATAATAATTTCAAATAAAGCTATTTATAGTAACGATTTCGTAATCTTGTCTAAATCACAAAAAATTTCCACTATCTTGAATACGATATTTTTCGAAAGTGGGTTTAAGATACTTAAGGGACCTTGGCCTGTTAATCTTGAAGAAAAACTTTAATGGGATTGTATTAATCTAATAATTGGACCCGTAGCTCAGCCAGGATAGAGCGCCGGCCTCCTAACTTTCGGAAGAAAGCCGGTGGTCGCGGGTTCGAATCCCGCCGGGTCCGCACATTCTCACATATATTTAGAATTTAAAGCTTAGGCTTTAAAGTGAGTTAAATTCATCTTATTACTTTTTACAATAAAAATTCTTGATAATATTATATAATTTTCTCTGTTTAGTGATATAAAACTTTCATGACTTGTGTTAAAATGCATTAAACTATCATTATAATAATTACTAATATTGAAAAGTATAAGCTGATTATACATACATGATGCTTAATTTTAAATTCTAATTGAAAAGTATATATCTAGATTGAAATGTTAGGAATAAAAATACCGCTTAGTAAAACCACTATACTACCAGTATTAAGCTTTACGTTATCTTCCTATTACCTTATTAATTTCATTTTTTATCTACAATATACAGATTATACAGGATTAGTAGAGTTTCTATTAATAGGTGTCCCATTCATAGGAAGAGCAATAACTCCAATAACATATCCTTTTCTGATGTCGAGATTAGATATTGAGAGTCTAATCTATCTCTCATTAGGAAATATGGCTATTTTAGATGTATTAGAGTTCTTTGTTGCAACTAACCTTTCTGCGCTGATTCTATTAAGAGTGGTAACGGGGATTTTATTCGGCTTGGCTACATCAGCTGCTGTAGAACTTGCAACTCAGAGTAGAAGCAAAATAATTATAGGAATGACAATGGGCGGATGGGCATTAGGATGGATATTAGCTGCACTCGTGTCATTTGTAGTGGGGAAATTGATACTTATAGTTAGCTCTTTTGCTCTAATATTTTTCTTATTAGTAAAGAGATCTAGTATTGATAAGAAAATGTTCTCAAATACTGGAAATATAAATATAGCATTCTCATGGAAGGCATTGATAATATTTTTACTTGGATTTGAGCCAGCTTATATATTACAGTTAGTTCCATCTCTACTGGGAGAGAATAACGCAATCGAGGAAACAATAATCGCTTATTCTATTTCGTTTATAGCATATATAATCATGCCAATTTTTAGGAACATTAGAATTTCATCGTTACTAAGTTCTCTACTAATCGGAATTTTAGGATTTATGTCATTTATTGCACTAAAAGTATGGTTATTCATACCTTTTACAGTATTAGGATTAGGTCTTAATTCGTTATTGCCTATTATAATTAGATCAATAAAAGTTGAAGTAAGAAAAATAGGGCCTAGTATGAACCTAGCCTCATTAAGTGGATTTCTAATACCTTCTTTAGTTAGTATTGGAGATATAGAAATAAACTCAGCGATATTAACGCTAATATCCTCAATTTCACTTGGAGTCATAGTATACAAAAATCTTAAGATTGCAACCTAGGTTTAACACAAATCAAGAATTGATTTTAAATGCAAATAACTAGATTTGGGTAAAAACTTTTTAAATAAGTTTCAACTTTCTTCTCGATCCAAAATGGCAGACATGAAAACTATTGCATTCTCTATAGTAACAATAATTTTAATTGTAATAGCCGCTATAGGTTTTTATGAATATTCAGTAGCTAACTCGAGATACTCTAGCGTATATAATGAGTATCAAAGTGTGAATAGTCAGTACATGGCATTACAAGGAAATTATACCAAATTAAATCAAACATATTCACAACTAGCCTCTCAATACAAAGTATTAGAAGGCATGTATAACGCAGTGCTAGCTGAGGCTGAGAATAATTACACCTTGTACAAGCAGGCAGAGAATAACTATACTTATTATAAGACCTTATATGAACAAATGCTACAACAAATAAGTAAGTTAAATGTCTCGGGATATAAACCCGGTGCGGCTCTAGCTACGGTATTACAGTTCTATGACGGTATTGCAATAGAATCTCCATCTGATGTTTTACCGTTCTTAGCACCTAACTTTACTGCATATATAATGGGACAGCCATTCGCAGGAACATACAACTTGACTATGTTTAATACAACTTGGTTAGCTAACTTCTTCGGAACTTATGAAACAGTATACTTTTACACTACAGCATTACCTACTGTAACACAAGTTAATGGAAATACGTTTAATATAACTGACGTTGTACAATACTTTGTAGCACCTACAGCAGACCCAGTATATTTACAAGTTTTTAACGCTAGCAATACGATAATGGTGCAATACATACACGGAATTCCGGAAATTACTAAACTAGTATGGAAAGGAAATGAAGTTTCTCCATCAACTGTAATTGCAGGGTATCCATCTCAACACTCAATGCAAGCGAATCAAGTGCTTGA of Sulfolobus sp. E5-1-F contains these proteins:
- a CDS encoding transporter, translated to MLGIKIPLSKTTILPVLSFTLSSYYLINFIFYLQYTDYTGLVEFLLIGVPFIGRAITPITYPFLMSRLDIESLIYLSLGNMAILDVLEFFVATNLSALILLRVVTGILFGLATSAAVELATQSRSKIIIGMTMGGWALGWILAALVSFVVGKLILIVSSFALIFFLLVKRSSIDKKMFSNTGNINIAFSWKALIIFLLGFEPAYILQLVPSLLGENNAIEETIIAYSISFIAYIIMPIFRNIRISSLLSSLLIGILGFMSFIALKVWLFIPFTVLGLGLNSLLPIIIRSIKVEVRKIGPSMNLASLSGFLIPSLVSIGDIEINSAILTLISSISLGVIVYKNLKIAT
- the alaS gene encoding alanine--tRNA ligase codes for the protein MKASEEEYRLNFFIKNDFKRKICKSCKTPFWTRNEKKEYCSDIPCTDYYFFDINIKSPPLTVKEAREKFLSFFEKRGHTRIPPKPVLARWREDLYLTIASIVDFQPHVTSGLVPPPANPLVVSQPSIRLEDIDNVGITFGRHLTTFEMAAHHAFNYPDHYVYWKDETAAYATEFFTKELGIPEEELNFKESWWEGGGNAGPCLEVTVGGLELATLVFMQYKITDNGEYTPLKLKIVDTGYGVERISWITQKTPSAFHAIYGNLVYKFFNKIGVAYIDETLLKVASRFAGKIDPDNPETIKIHRQMVSNELGIDIKTVKEELDKAAKVFQILDHTKTIMLMLADGLVPSNSGEGYLGRLVIRRALRVLRLLKSDVRLYELVKEQIDFWKEDFPQVLKNKDYVLDAIELEQQRFEKILEKVPSIASTLARKSEITTEDLIQVYDSNGVPPDLLEEELKKKKNVKFELPRNFYALVAKRHQTSTIKNPYDKVKLPKDLLEYVGALQPTEKLYYKDQYMRSFEGKVLGVYKNYLILDKTAFYPEGGGQLGDTGIIIDEKGDKRYEVVDTQKVNDVIVHILKEEPLTIKVGDNVRGEINWERRYRLMRHHTVTHVILAAAKKVLGEHVWQAGAEKTPEKGRLDITHHKTLTEEEVKLIENYANNVISDRRPVKPLEMNRMEAEMKYGVSIYEGGVPNSATIRLLEIKDWDIESCGGTHVSNTSEIGAVKIINVERIQDGVIRLEYVAGPALVDYIREAEAKISEASKIIGASPDQLTSRLKRILSEIEEKNNLIIQYRKIIETELLNNLKPYEINGNKIYIIEGLSDEEENKEILRKLTSADNVIAISISDNRLQIATSKNMRVDKIVEEFLKAGGKGGGKGTFANIILSSKKSKEEIIEVVRKSL
- a CDS encoding DUF434 domain-containing protein — encoded protein: MNFTDVFREAYLDYKYFLNRDYPRKVILDVITAKYNLSRLERLLLYRCVHSDKEIEIIKGKINNEEREVILDGYNLALTLISAINEEELYLCDDGFFRDLGLGKHKSSEIISDVLILISEYCEKYRIKCEIILDKQLSNSGEIASKLRKKGIKIRTVNKADKEIIISNKAIYSNDFVILSKSQKISTILNTIFFESGFKILKGPWPVNLEEKL